Below is a window of Bordetella genomosp. 9 DNA.
GGCGATTGACGCCCCGGCACGGAGAATTCGATGCGTCTATTCGCCCATAAGGAGCGGCTGGTGGTGCCGCTCGTCGTCCTGCTCGCCTGGGAGGCATTCTCCCGGTCCGGCCTGATTCCGCCCGCGCTGCTGCCCGCGCCGTCGCGCGTGCTGTGGACCTGGGCCGACTGGATCTTCGGCACCGACGGCAGCACGCAATCCTATAGCGGCGAATGGCTGCCGGCCGCCTTCGCCAGCCTGCTGCGCGTGCTGGCGGGCTATGCGATCGCGGCGGTCAGCGGCATCCTGCTGGGCATCGCCATCGGCTGGTGGCGCTGGGTCGAAAAGACCATCGAACCGACGATACAGGTGCTGCGGCCCATCCCGCCGGTGTCGTGGATTCCCCTGGCCATCATCTGGTTCGGCATCGCCAACAAGCCGGCCATTTTCCTGGTGTTCCTGGGCGCCTTCTTTCCCATCCTGATGAACACCATCCATGGCGTGAAGAACGTGGATCGCAACCTGATCCGCGCCGCGGCCATGATGGACGCGACACAGTGGCAGCTGTTGCGCCACGTCGTGCTGCCCGCCGCGCTGCCCAGTATCTTCTCCGGCCTGCGCATCGCCATCGGCTCCGCCTGGATGCTCACGGTCACCGCCGAAATGGTCGCGGTCAAGAGCGGGCTGGGCTATTCACTGTGGGATTCCTATTACTTCCTGCGCTACGACCTGGTCATCGCCGCGATGGTCAGCATCGGCCTGCTGGGCTACCTGTCGGACCTGCTGCTGAAAACCATCATGAATGCCTGCCTGCACTGGCAGCGCGGCTCGACGCTGCAGGGCAGCCAGCAAGCCGCGGGAGGCGGACGATGAGCCACGTCGTATTCGAGAACATCGGCAAGACTTTCTACGACTCGCGCCGCAATACCGAACTGCTGACGCTGCAGGACGTTTCGCTGAGCGTGGGCCATCACGAGCTGCTGTGCCTGCTGGGGCCATCCGGTTGCGGCAAGTCCACGCTGCTGAACATGCTGGCGGGCTTCGAGCATCCCACCACCGGCCGGGTCACTGTCGAAGGCAAGCCCGTGACGCGGCCGGGCGCCGACCGCGGCATGGTGTTCCAGCAGGCCACGCTCATGCCCTGGCTGCCGGTCTGGGACAACGTGGCCTTCCCCTACCGCCTGCGCGGCAAGTCCAAGGACGAACGCCGCCGGCTGGCGCAGCCCTACATCGACCTGGTGGGGCTGACCGGCTTCGAGGACCACTACCCTTCGGAGCTATCGGGCGGCATGAGCCAGCGCGTCGGCATCGCCCGCGCATTGCTGCTCAATCCCGGTGTGATCCTGATGGACGAACCTTTCGCCGCGCTCGACGCGCAGACCAAGGCCGACATTCAGGAAGAACTGGTATCGATCTGGCAGAAGTCCCGTTCGACCATCGTCTTCGTCACGCACAGCGTGGAAGAAGCCCTGATCCTGGGCACCCAGGTCGCCGTCATGACGCACCGGCCCGGACGCATCCGCGAACTGATACCCATCGACCTGCCCCGGCCGCGCGACACCACGTCGGCGGTGTTCAACGAAATCAAGCGCCACGTGCTGGGCCTGATCCGCGAAGAGGCCGCGCTGGCCCGCGCGGCGTAAGGCTGGCCACGGCGACTCCAAGCTGGAACCCAAACCATGACGATGAAACGCCTGCTGCTCGGCATGCTGACCCCTTCCTCCAACACCGTGCTGGAACCCGTGACCAGCGCCATGCTCGCCGGCCTGGACGACGCCAGCGCGCATTTCGGCCGCTTTCCCGTCACCGAGATCGCGCTGTCGGACAGCGCGCTGGCGCAGTTCGACGACACGCCCATCCTGCGCGCCGCGGAACTGCTGGCGCATGCCAGGATGGATGTGATCTGCTGGAACGGCACCTCGTCCGGCTGGCTGGGTTTCGAGGCCGACCATGAACTGTGCCGCCGCATCGAGGCCGCTACCGGCATTCCGGCCTGCACCTCGGTCCTGGCGCTGAATGAAATCTTCGAACTGACCAAGGTCAAGCGGTATGCGATGGTGACGCCCTACACCGACGACGTGCAGGCGCGCATCCTGGCCAATTACGCGCGAGCCGGTTACGAGTGCGTGGCCGAACGGCATCTGGGCAAGCGCGACAATTTTTCCTTCTCCGACGTCGACGCCGATACGCTGCGCGGCATGGTGCGCGACGTCGCGTCCGCCAAACCGCAGGCCATCTCGATCTTCTGCACCAATCTGCGCGGCGCCCCGCTGGTGCGGGAGCTGGAACAGGAAGTCGGCATTCCCATCTACGACACCATCGCCACCGCCGTGTGGAAGTCGCTGCGGATCGCCGGCGGCGATGTGCGACGCGTGCACGGCTGGGGCTCGCTGTTCCAGGAGGTGGCATGAGCGCGCCCGTCTCGCCCGGCGGCGCCGCCTACGACCTGGTGGTGCGCAATGCCCGCGTCGCCACCGCGGCCGATGTTTTCGAGACCGACATCGGCGTGATCGACGGCCGCATCGCCGCGCTGGCGCGCGGGCTGCCGGCGGGCGCCCGTGACATCGACGCCGCCGGCCGCTGGGTGCTGCCGGGCGGCGTGGACGCCCATTGCCACCTGGCGCAGAAGACCGGCGACGGTTCGGTCATGGCCGACGACTTCCTGTCGGGCACACGCTCCGCCGCCTGCGGCGGCACCACCACGGTGATCCCGTTCGCGGCGCAGCTCAAGGGCGAATCGCTGGCGCAGGCGGTGCGCGACTACCACGCCGTGGCCGACGGCCAGGCCTGCATCGACTACGCCTTCCACATGATCGTCGCCGACGCCACGCCCAGCGTCACGAACGAAGAGCTGCCGGCACTGATTGCCCAGGGCTATACGTCGTTCAAGATCTACATGACCTATGACGACCTGAAGCTGGACGACCGCCAGATCCTCGACGTGCTGTATGCGGCGCGGCGCCACGGCGCCATGACGATGATCCACGCGGAAAGCAGCGACTGCATCGCCTGGCTGGCCGACCGCATGCTGGCCGAAGGACTGGACACGCCGCCCTATCACGCGCTGTCGCGGCCGCCGGTGGCCGAGCGTGAAGCGACGCACCGCGCGATTTCCCTGGCCGAACTGCTGGATACGCCCATCCTGATCGTGCACGTGTCCGGCCCCGACGCCATCGAGCAGATCCGCTGGGCGCAGACGCGCGGCCTGAAGATCTACGCCGAGACCTGCCCGCAATATCTTTTCCTGACCGCGGCCGACCTGGAAGGCGACCTGCTGCACGGGGCGCGCTGCATCTGCAGCCCGCCGCCGCGCGACGAAGCCGCCCAGCAGGCGGTCTGGAACGGCCTGGCCAACGGGACGTTCCAGGTCTTCTCGTCCGACCACGCGCCGTTCCGCTTCGACGGCCCGGGCGGCAAGAAACCCGAGGGCGAGCACACGCCCTTCAACCACGTGCCCAACGGGATACCCGGCCTGGAGACGCGGCTGCCGCTGCTGTTTTCCGAAGGCGTGCTGCAAGGGCGCATGGACATCAACGACTTCGTCGCGCTGACGTCCACCCAGCCGGCCAAGCTCTACGGCCTGTATCCGCGCAAAGGCACCATCGCCATCGGCGCGGATGCCGATATGGTGATCTGGGATACCGGCATCACACGCGTGATCCGCAACGGCGATCTGCACCACAACGTGGACTACACCCCATACGAAGGCCGGACGGTGCAGGCCTGGCCCGCGATCACGCTGAGCCGTGGCCAGGTGGTCTATGCCGACGGCGTCTTCCAGGGACAGGCGGGCCAGGGCCGTTTCCTGCGCTGCGATCGTCCGGCCCCCGCGCGGCCACGGCGCGCGACGCGCCGCCACGCACCCTGGCTGTCCGCCTTGTCGCGCATGGACGCGTGGACGGACGCGGGGACTGCGGGGGACGTGGGGGGCCCGGCATGAATGCCGCGCCCTTCTTCGACCTGCTGATCACCAACGTAACGGCGCTGACGGTCGACCCGGCGAATCCATGTATCGCGCACGCCAGCATAGGCGTACGCGACGGGCGCATCGCCTGGATAGGCGCGGGCGTGCCGCCGGGCGCGCAGGCGACCCGCATGCTGGACGGCACCGGACGCGTGGCCACGCCGGGTTTCGTCAACGTCCATACCCATTCGGTCCTGACGATGGTGCGCGGCGTCGCCGCCGACCTCGGCTTCGCGCCTTCCTATACGCCGGGCATCCCCAAGGCTTCCGACCTGGACGACGAACAGGCGTGCGGGCTGGCGCGACTGGGCGCGATGGAGGCCCTGCTGGCGGGCTCGACCGTGATCGGCGACCACTTCACCCACGCGGACAGCACCACCGAAGCCATTGCCGCCCTGGGGCCGCGCGTCGCGCCCAGCTGGCGCATCCTCGACGTCGATTTCGACCGCGTCGCCCGCAGCCGCGAATGGGTGCACGAGCCCGCCATCGGCGCGGCCCTGCTCGCGCGCGGACTGCAACTGGCGGATCGCTGGGCGGGACATCCCCGCGTCACCGTGCAACTGGCCGCGCATGCGGCCGATACCTGTTCGGATCAATTGCTGGCGGATGTCGCGCTGCATGCCGGCCGGCTCGGCCTGCGCGTGAACACGCACCTGGGCCAGAGCCAGGCCGAGGTCGAACGCGTGCGGGCGCGCTGCGGCAAGACCTCGACCCAGGTGATGGACGAGGCCGGCCTGCTGAACGACCGGCTGATCGCCGGCCACTGCATCTACGTATCGCCGGACGACGCCGCCCGGCTGGCCGCGGCCGGCGCGCACGTCGCGCATATCCCCAAGTGCAACGCCGCATCGGGCCGCTTGGCGCCCACCCCCATGCTGCGCCGCGCCGGCCTGAACATCGCGCTGGCGACCGACACGCAGCATGGCGACATGATCGAACTGATGCGCTGGGCGCTGGCGACCGCGCGCATCCAGGAAGGCCGGGTCGACGATGCCTGGCAACCCGCCGACGTGCTGCACATGGCCACCCAGGGCGGCGCCGATGCGATGGGCCTCGGCGACGAGTTGGGCAGCCTGAGCGTGGGCAAGCAGGCCGACATCGTCCTGCTGAACGCCGACCGGCCGCACTGGGTGCCGCTAGTCAATCCTGCCGGCACGCTGGTGCACACGGGCCAGGGACGCGACGTCGAAACGGTGATCGTCGCGGGCGATATCGTCGTCGACCAGGGCCGGCCGGTGTACGCCGACCTGGAACAGGTCTGCGAAGACGGCAGGCGCGCGGCGCGGCAGGTGTGGGAAAAGGCGAGCTAGCCGGCGCCTTTGCGCGTACCGCCGCCCCCATTCGGGCAACATGCCAGGAACGCGCGCAGGATGGGCGATGCATCCCCCTTGCGCCAGGCGATGGCGATATCGGCGGCGGCGTACGATTCCTTGATCGGCCGGTACGCCACCTTGCGGCCATGCAGCTTGTCCATCGACTCCGGCACCAGCGCCACGCCGGCTCCGGCAGCGACCATGCCCAGCACCGACTCCATGGGCTCGGCCTCCTGCACGACGTTGGGCACGAAGCCGGCGCGCCGGCAGGCCTGCAGCGCCAGCCGGCCGAAGCCGCGTCCCTTCGACCACGGCACCATGACGAAATCCTCGTCCGCGAGGTCGCGCAGCGACAGGCCGCGACGCGCGGCCAAGGCGTGTTCCGCGGGCAGCGCGGCGAGCAGGCGCATGCGCGTCAGCTTGCGCGTTTCGAGCTCGTCGTCGTCGATGGGTAGCACCACCAGGCCCACGTCGATGCGGCCTTCGATAAGGGCCGCCTGGTGATAGGCCAGGTTCAGCGGATTGAGCACCAGTTCCACTTCGGGATGGCGGCGGCGGAATAGCGCGAGCGCGTCCGGAAACAGGTACGCCGCCGTGCCGCCCAGGCCGATGGCGATCTTGCCCACCTGTCCCGCCGCCACGCGCCGGGTGGAAACGACCGCCGCCTGCGCGGCGGCGACCAGGGCTCGCGCCTGCTCGTAGAAATGCGCGCCCGCGGCGGTGAGCCGCACGTACTGCTTGGAACGCTCGAACAACGGCGTACCGATCTCCGCTTCCAGCAGCATGATCTGCCGGCTCACGGGCGGCTGGGACACGTGCAGCAGCGCCGCCGCGCGGGTGAAGCTGAGTTCTTCGGCGACCGCGATGAAATACCGCAACTGGCGCAATTCCATGTAATACCTTTTCAGCATTACCGTGGTGCCGATTATATATTGGACGACTTACGGCGATATTTTTATTCTGGCCTGGCCTCGACACAGGACCGAAGCCATGACAGAGCCAGATCTCCGATGCGCCACCGCCCCCGCTCCTACCGGCATGCCGCCGGGCCGCTGGGTGGACGTGGGGCAGGTCGGCACCCGCTATTTCGAGACGGGCAGTGGCGAGCCCGTGGTCTTCATCTACGGGGGCAATTTCGGCATGGCCGATGGCGCCTCCAGCGCCTATACCTGGAACCTGAACCTGCAAGCCCTGGCGAACGCCGGCTACCGCGCGATCGCTTTCGACAAGCTGGGACAAGGCGAAACGGGCAACCCCTTGCGCGACCAGGACTACACCATGCAGGCGGTCGTGGACCATGCCGCCGCGTTCCTGCGCGCGCTGGACCTGCCGCCCGTGCATCTGGTGGGCCATTCGCGCGGCGGCTATGCGGCAACGCGCCTGACGCTGCAACACCCGCAGTTGGTGCGCACGCTGACCATCGTCAACAGCGGCACGCTCAGTCCGGGCGTGGGCACCAACGAAGTCGTGCTGTGCAACCCGCCGCATCCCCGTGGCAGCCGAGAGGCCGTGCGCTGGGTCTACGAGAACTACAGCCACGATGCGGGCGTCGTCACCGACGAATGGGTGGATGCCGTCATGCGCAT
It encodes the following:
- a CDS encoding ABC transporter permease — protein: MRLFAHKERLVVPLVVLLAWEAFSRSGLIPPALLPAPSRVLWTWADWIFGTDGSTQSYSGEWLPAAFASLLRVLAGYAIAAVSGILLGIAIGWWRWVEKTIEPTIQVLRPIPPVSWIPLAIIWFGIANKPAIFLVFLGAFFPILMNTIHGVKNVDRNLIRAAAMMDATQWQLLRHVVLPAALPSIFSGLRIAIGSAWMLTVTAEMVAVKSGLGYSLWDSYYFLRYDLVIAAMVSIGLLGYLSDLLLKTIMNACLHWQRGSTLQGSQQAAGGGR
- a CDS encoding ABC transporter ATP-binding protein, which translates into the protein MSHVVFENIGKTFYDSRRNTELLTLQDVSLSVGHHELLCLLGPSGCGKSTLLNMLAGFEHPTTGRVTVEGKPVTRPGADRGMVFQQATLMPWLPVWDNVAFPYRLRGKSKDERRRLAQPYIDLVGLTGFEDHYPSELSGGMSQRVGIARALLLNPGVILMDEPFAALDAQTKADIQEELVSIWQKSRSTIVFVTHSVEEALILGTQVAVMTHRPGRIRELIPIDLPRPRDTTSAVFNEIKRHVLGLIREEAALARAA
- a CDS encoding maleate cis-trans isomerase family protein, with the protein product MKRLLLGMLTPSSNTVLEPVTSAMLAGLDDASAHFGRFPVTEIALSDSALAQFDDTPILRAAELLAHARMDVICWNGTSSGWLGFEADHELCRRIEAATGIPACTSVLALNEIFELTKVKRYAMVTPYTDDVQARILANYARAGYECVAERHLGKRDNFSFSDVDADTLRGMVRDVASAKPQAISIFCTNLRGAPLVRELEQEVGIPIYDTIATAVWKSLRIAGGDVRRVHGWGSLFQEVA
- the hydA gene encoding dihydropyrimidinase, which codes for MSAPVSPGGAAYDLVVRNARVATAADVFETDIGVIDGRIAALARGLPAGARDIDAAGRWVLPGGVDAHCHLAQKTGDGSVMADDFLSGTRSAACGGTTTVIPFAAQLKGESLAQAVRDYHAVADGQACIDYAFHMIVADATPSVTNEELPALIAQGYTSFKIYMTYDDLKLDDRQILDVLYAARRHGAMTMIHAESSDCIAWLADRMLAEGLDTPPYHALSRPPVAEREATHRAISLAELLDTPILIVHVSGPDAIEQIRWAQTRGLKIYAETCPQYLFLTAADLEGDLLHGARCICSPPPRDEAAQQAVWNGLANGTFQVFSSDHAPFRFDGPGGKKPEGEHTPFNHVPNGIPGLETRLPLLFSEGVLQGRMDINDFVALTSTQPAKLYGLYPRKGTIAIGADADMVIWDTGITRVIRNGDLHHNVDYTPYEGRTVQAWPAITLSRGQVVYADGVFQGQAGQGRFLRCDRPAPARPRRATRRHAPWLSALSRMDAWTDAGTAGDVGGPA
- a CDS encoding amidohydrolase family protein, whose translation is MNAAPFFDLLITNVTALTVDPANPCIAHASIGVRDGRIAWIGAGVPPGAQATRMLDGTGRVATPGFVNVHTHSVLTMVRGVAADLGFAPSYTPGIPKASDLDDEQACGLARLGAMEALLAGSTVIGDHFTHADSTTEAIAALGPRVAPSWRILDVDFDRVARSREWVHEPAIGAALLARGLQLADRWAGHPRVTVQLAAHAADTCSDQLLADVALHAGRLGLRVNTHLGQSQAEVERVRARCGKTSTQVMDEAGLLNDRLIAGHCIYVSPDDAARLAAAGAHVAHIPKCNAASGRLAPTPMLRRAGLNIALATDTQHGDMIELMRWALATARIQEGRVDDAWQPADVLHMATQGGADAMGLGDELGSLSVGKQADIVLLNADRPHWVPLVNPAGTLVHTGQGRDVETVIVAGDIVVDQGRPVYADLEQVCEDGRRAARQVWEKAS
- a CDS encoding LysR family transcriptional regulator; translation: MLKRYYMELRQLRYFIAVAEELSFTRAAALLHVSQPPVSRQIMLLEAEIGTPLFERSKQYVRLTAAGAHFYEQARALVAAAQAAVVSTRRVAAGQVGKIAIGLGGTAAYLFPDALALFRRRHPEVELVLNPLNLAYHQAALIEGRIDVGLVVLPIDDDELETRKLTRMRLLAALPAEHALAARRGLSLRDLADEDFVMVPWSKGRGFGRLALQACRRAGFVPNVVQEAEPMESVLGMVAAGAGVALVPESMDKLHGRKVAYRPIKESYAAADIAIAWRKGDASPILRAFLACCPNGGGGTRKGAG
- a CDS encoding alpha/beta fold hydrolase, whose protein sequence is MTEPDLRCATAPAPTGMPPGRWVDVGQVGTRYFETGSGEPVVFIYGGNFGMADGASSAYTWNLNLQALANAGYRAIAFDKLGQGETGNPLRDQDYTMQAVVDHAAAFLRALDLPPVHLVGHSRGGYAATRLTLQHPQLVRTLTIVNSGTLSPGVGTNEVVLCNPPHPRGSREAVRWVYENYSHDAGVVTDEWVDAVMRILALDKYRVTVAKMAGEGLGERVFLPELARQKRETLRWLDEGRLQRPVQIIWGYNDRTAVLERGMELFRAVSRHQRDALFSVINESGHFPFREHPAQFNALLARFFALHRVACDTDAVDAADAVGNA